The following proteins come from a genomic window of Edaphobacter sp. 4G125:
- a CDS encoding outer membrane lipoprotein-sorting protein, which yields MKIKQALALGMVGLLPTLTGCLSHTRYVPKTRVADVIISTSLDAMARQIVSRYDSMQTFNASVEISATTGGGLQGKEIQYTSFAGYILMRKPEFLRVLLLVPVVRTQALDMVSDGQSFKLLIPPRHRAIVGSNTVTTPSKNGLENLRPDVFFDSMFIQGPEQGQLISMTTDIRVIESGKKKKDLIEEPAYALQILAKPDDQTVRTLRVIHINSTDLLPYQQDIYDTNGQVVTKAHYSNYQFYGNTPYPSNIIIERPRDHYSLTVNITKLTLNGKLDDDQFELKIPENIAVETLK from the coding sequence ATGAAGATTAAACAAGCCCTGGCGCTGGGGATGGTTGGGCTCCTCCCCACACTAACGGGATGCCTCTCCCACACCCGTTATGTCCCGAAGACCCGTGTCGCCGATGTCATTATCAGCACTTCGCTGGACGCCATGGCAAGGCAGATCGTATCCCGCTACGACTCCATGCAGACCTTCAACGCTAGTGTCGAGATTTCGGCTACGACCGGTGGCGGTCTTCAAGGAAAGGAGATCCAGTACACCTCTTTCGCCGGTTACATCCTCATGCGTAAGCCGGAATTCCTCCGTGTCTTGCTGCTGGTTCCCGTCGTGCGTACACAGGCCCTCGATATGGTCTCTGATGGACAGAGTTTCAAGCTTCTGATCCCTCCTCGCCACCGGGCCATTGTAGGGAGTAACACCGTCACAACACCTTCCAAGAACGGCCTGGAAAACCTCCGGCCGGACGTCTTCTTCGATTCGATGTTCATCCAGGGACCGGAGCAAGGCCAGCTGATCTCGATGACCACCGATATCCGGGTGATCGAGTCCGGAAAGAAGAAAAAGGATCTGATCGAAGAGCCCGCCTATGCTCTGCAGATTCTTGCCAAACCCGACGACCAGACCGTCCGCACTCTTCGCGTGATCCACATCAACTCCACCGACCTGCTGCCCTATCAGCAGGACATCTACGATACCAACGGCCAGGTAGTTACGAAGGCGCACTACAGCAACTACCAGTTCTACGGCAACACTCCTTATCCTTCGAACATCATCATCGAGCGGCCTCGCGATCACTACTCCCTGACCGTCAACATCACCAAGCTCACCCTCAATGGCAAACTTGACGACGATCAGTTCGAGCTGAAAATCCCTGAAAATATCGCCGTCGAGACGTTGAAGTAA
- a CDS encoding lactate racemase domain-containing protein, whose amino-acid sequence MPWFSVEADALTEQQIKEAAQRLVDEAQHRIAPQLKRVLLLPPDLTRAHSGVGKITEWVYQEILAREPNAYIRIIPTLGQHVPHTEAENKWMFGSIPNDVILAHDWRNGVSPVGTIPASLVAETTGGAADWEIPVELNSTLMDQPWDLIVNLGHVVPHEVLGFANHNKNYFIGLGGKQTICAAHIAAAVYGIEKNLGCLVTPLRACFNYAEEAMLKHLPDVYLQIVMQRDAENRLVTSGLYIGDDPETYLQAARRSREQNITIFEKPVKKVVAVMQADEFRATWVANKAVYRTRMAIANGGELLIIAPGVERFGEQPEVDALIRKYGYKGTPRTLEFYKTEADMQAIPHGVAHLIHGSSEGRFTITYAPGPKISKQEIEQIGYQYASLAEVQQRYSPDRMKEGWNTMPDGEEVFYISTPSAGLWSTYEKLHSPLRRELVPA is encoded by the coding sequence ATGCCCTGGTTTTCTGTAGAAGCAGACGCACTTACGGAACAACAAATTAAAGAAGCTGCCCAACGGCTGGTCGACGAAGCGCAACACCGCATCGCGCCGCAGCTGAAACGAGTTCTTCTATTGCCGCCCGACCTGACCCGTGCTCATTCAGGAGTCGGCAAGATTACGGAATGGGTCTACCAGGAGATTCTTGCCCGCGAGCCCAATGCATACATTCGCATCATCCCGACTCTTGGCCAGCATGTCCCCCACACGGAAGCCGAAAATAAGTGGATGTTCGGCTCGATTCCGAACGATGTGATTCTCGCGCACGACTGGCGCAATGGTGTCTCGCCCGTAGGCACGATTCCTGCCTCACTGGTTGCCGAGACCACTGGCGGGGCTGCTGACTGGGAGATTCCCGTCGAGCTCAACTCCACGCTGATGGATCAGCCCTGGGACCTGATCGTCAATCTGGGCCATGTTGTTCCCCATGAAGTGCTGGGGTTCGCCAATCACAATAAGAACTATTTCATCGGCCTTGGGGGCAAGCAGACGATCTGTGCAGCGCACATCGCTGCAGCAGTCTATGGAATCGAGAAGAACCTCGGCTGCCTGGTTACACCTCTTCGCGCTTGCTTCAACTACGCCGAGGAAGCCATGCTCAAACATCTTCCGGATGTCTATCTCCAGATCGTGATGCAACGCGACGCCGAAAACCGCCTGGTTACCAGCGGGCTCTATATCGGGGACGACCCGGAGACTTATCTTCAGGCAGCTCGTCGTTCGCGCGAACAGAACATCACTATCTTTGAGAAGCCCGTAAAAAAGGTGGTAGCGGTGATGCAGGCCGATGAGTTCCGTGCAACGTGGGTAGCGAATAAAGCCGTCTATCGTACCCGCATGGCAATCGCCAATGGCGGCGAACTGCTGATCATCGCTCCCGGTGTCGAGCGTTTTGGCGAACAGCCTGAGGTCGATGCTTTGATCCGCAAGTACGGGTACAAAGGAACTCCACGCACCCTCGAGTTCTACAAAACCGAAGCAGACATGCAGGCCATTCCGCATGGAGTCGCTCACCTGATCCATGGATCGAGCGAAGGGCGCTTCACCATCACCTACGCTCCGGGTCCAAAGATCTCAAAGCAGGAGATCGAGCAGATCGGCTATCAGTACGCTTCACTTGCCGAGGTACAGCAACGTTACAGCCCCGACAGGATGAAGGAGGGCTGGAACACGATGCCCGATGGCGAAGAGGTCTTCTACATCTCCACACCGAGCGCTGGCCTATGGTCGACCTACGAAAAGCTGCATAGCCCGCTGCGGCGAGAGCTTGTTCCTGCCTAA
- the mltG gene encoding endolytic transglycosylase MltG translates to MKFLVTLFLLVLLAAGAAYWFAYTPFGPSNETFVEITPHTGTQAMASQLQGAGIIRNRHAFELLRLVRGGTLKAGEYRFDHPAPMTEVYNRLVRGDIFTHALTIPEGYNIFDIAQAVQDAGLGQRDEFLQAERQHTELIAEWTTNAPHPPDSLEGYLFPDTYHFARHTSAVHILATMVRRFRQAAQQLNLQGDISRTVILASLVEKEVSQDAERPLVAGVFENRLEKSIPLATDPTVIYAAMLENRWRGTIHVSDLQSNSAYNTYRRAGLPPGPICNPGMAAFRAVLSPAKTDYLYFVSDAAGHSRFSATLKEHNQNVQAYRKARQR, encoded by the coding sequence TTGAAGTTTCTCGTTACCCTGTTTCTCCTCGTCCTCCTCGCCGCCGGCGCAGCGTACTGGTTTGCCTACACCCCCTTCGGCCCTTCGAACGAAACCTTCGTCGAGATCACCCCGCACACCGGGACCCAGGCCATGGCCTCGCAGCTTCAAGGTGCCGGGATCATTCGCAACCGGCACGCCTTTGAGTTGCTCCGCCTTGTCCGCGGCGGAACTCTCAAAGCCGGCGAGTACCGCTTCGACCACCCCGCCCCCATGACCGAGGTTTATAACCGCCTCGTCCGGGGAGATATCTTCACCCACGCTCTCACCATCCCCGAGGGCTACAACATCTTTGATATCGCCCAGGCCGTCCAGGACGCCGGGCTGGGGCAACGGGACGAGTTCCTCCAAGCCGAGCGCCAGCACACCGAGCTGATCGCCGAGTGGACCACCAACGCCCCCCATCCACCCGACTCGCTTGAAGGTTATCTTTTTCCAGACACCTATCACTTCGCCCGCCACACCTCGGCCGTGCACATCCTGGCCACCATGGTGCGTCGGTTCCGCCAGGCAGCACAGCAACTGAACCTTCAAGGCGATATCTCCCGTACCGTCATCCTCGCCTCGCTCGTCGAGAAAGAGGTCTCACAGGACGCCGAACGGCCGCTCGTTGCGGGTGTCTTCGAGAATCGCCTCGAAAAGTCGATCCCACTCGCGACCGACCCGACCGTCATCTACGCGGCGATGCTCGAGAACCGCTGGCGTGGAACCATCCACGTCTCCGACCTGCAATCCAACTCGGCCTACAACACCTACCGCCGCGCAGGACTACCGCCAGGCCCCATCTGCAACCCCGGTATGGCTGCCTTCCGGGCTGTGCTCTCTCCGGCCAAGACCGACTATCTCTACTTTGTCTCCGATGCTGCAGGACACAGCCGCTTCTCCGCCACCCTCAAAGAGCACAACCAGAACGTCCAGGCCTATCGCAAAGCACGACAACGTTAA
- a CDS encoding GreA/GreB family elongation factor produces MPEQIMKRLQEEIKQLEYELTTELPAEIKKAVALGDLSENAEYHMAKQRQEFVNARLGQLKKRMGELALVNLSNIPHDKVGFGATVTVFDTSKDEEIVYKLVTSEESDVAKGLISTTSPIGRSLLGKQVGDTTTVVTPNGKRELEVLKLVTIHDVTE; encoded by the coding sequence ATGCCAGAACAGATCATGAAACGGCTCCAGGAGGAGATCAAGCAGCTGGAGTATGAGCTGACGACTGAGCTTCCAGCCGAGATCAAGAAGGCGGTCGCCCTAGGCGATCTGAGCGAGAACGCCGAGTACCACATGGCGAAGCAGCGTCAGGAGTTTGTGAACGCGCGCCTGGGTCAGCTCAAAAAGCGGATGGGCGAGTTGGCGTTGGTAAATCTTTCGAACATCCCGCACGACAAGGTTGGCTTCGGTGCCACCGTCACGGTGTTCGATACTTCGAAGGACGAGGAGATCGTCTACAAGCTGGTGACCAGCGAGGAATCGGATGTCGCCAAAGGGCTGATCTCCACGACGTCCCCAATTGGCCGCTCGCTGCTTGGAAAGCAGGTGGGCGATACGACTACTGTTGTCACTCCGAACGGCAAGCGTGAACTTGAGGTCCTTAAGCTGGTGACGATTCACGACGTGACGGAGTAA
- a CDS encoding energy transducer TonB — protein sequence MNEKTTSLVDEVEMHGPTVKRFQSLCDMHRVPFGEPDNLNDLVTSLQQNRHFAMDFWAIAGELSVRERGALSDEEMLEVVVAGASNLTLEAAERDYGETLYALRQMLAGVDVAAPNLPPPVVKPQEEAFSSESPEKLEQLEQLDFAQKVLRRREEQYSSKLNQARSSDTVTQAIADALQRLERSNRELQEQLSAMKQEKILPASESEKPRAAKPENVAPVEPPIQQAQAPRIVEVPAVSEREIFAPRSRRSLSRRGLILSDPDDDPSIHVPLATYSEDHPRSKVVRIGIPAVLLLLAVAGWFAINRGYGRQMVERYTPWAKEKWNFFQQEVQGLVGKKQQQNPAANQPASSPTSQSSPAPVTPAPTQLPASDNATQAASPEVQKPAESLAVPQQQSAPTRGASSSTPIEQVTSQNALAFDELQQGAVRVSSSTMEDNLMVSRVPVYPEAAKARGIEGPVQVEVVISPSGAVEAARAIRGDPHLYAAAEESVMKWRYKPYLLNGRPVKAVTQVRVIFRLPE from the coding sequence ATGAACGAAAAGACTACGTCGCTCGTGGACGAAGTAGAGATGCATGGCCCGACGGTTAAGCGATTCCAGTCGTTGTGCGATATGCATCGTGTTCCTTTTGGGGAGCCCGACAATCTGAACGATCTTGTTACCAGCCTGCAACAGAACCGCCATTTCGCGATGGATTTCTGGGCGATAGCGGGTGAGTTGAGTGTGCGAGAGCGAGGTGCGCTTTCAGATGAAGAGATGCTAGAGGTTGTAGTGGCAGGGGCGTCCAACCTGACTCTAGAGGCTGCAGAAAGGGATTATGGTGAGACGCTTTATGCGCTGCGGCAGATGCTTGCAGGCGTGGATGTTGCTGCGCCCAATCTGCCACCCCCAGTTGTTAAGCCACAGGAGGAAGCGTTCTCTTCAGAATCTCCAGAAAAACTAGAACAACTGGAACAATTGGACTTCGCTCAAAAAGTTTTGCGGCGCAGAGAGGAGCAGTACTCTTCGAAGCTGAATCAGGCAAGGTCCTCCGATACGGTCACTCAGGCCATCGCAGACGCCTTACAACGATTAGAACGATCGAATCGTGAATTGCAGGAGCAACTTTCTGCCATGAAGCAGGAAAAAATCCTGCCTGCATCTGAATCAGAAAAGCCAAGGGCGGCAAAACCAGAAAACGTTGCTCCTGTAGAGCCACCGATACAGCAGGCGCAGGCTCCGCGCATCGTAGAAGTGCCAGCTGTGTCAGAGCGAGAGATTTTTGCTCCCCGTTCCAGGCGCAGCCTTTCAAGACGCGGGCTGATCCTTTCAGATCCAGACGACGATCCCTCGATCCACGTTCCCCTGGCTACGTATTCCGAAGACCATCCTCGAAGCAAGGTGGTCCGTATCGGAATTCCGGCCGTTCTTCTTCTGCTTGCAGTTGCGGGTTGGTTTGCCATCAACCGTGGATACGGCCGTCAGATGGTGGAGCGTTACACCCCGTGGGCGAAGGAGAAATGGAATTTCTTTCAACAGGAAGTTCAGGGCCTTGTTGGCAAGAAGCAACAGCAGAATCCCGCGGCGAATCAGCCTGCAAGCAGTCCGACATCGCAATCGAGTCCTGCTCCTGTTACCCCTGCGCCGACGCAGCTGCCTGCTTCAGATAACGCAACCCAAGCGGCTTCACCGGAAGTGCAGAAGCCAGCAGAGTCCTTGGCTGTTCCACAGCAACAGAGCGCGCCAACTAGAGGAGCTTCTTCTTCTACACCTATAGAACAAGTTACAAGCCAGAATGCGCTTGCATTCGATGAGTTGCAGCAGGGCGCGGTCCGTGTATCTTCCTCGACAATGGAAGATAACCTGATGGTCTCGCGCGTTCCGGTTTATCCGGAGGCTGCTAAAGCCAGAGGAATTGAAGGGCCCGTGCAGGTTGAGGTGGTGATCTCTCCTTCTGGAGCGGTGGAGGCGGCGCGAGCTATCCGTGGCGATCCTCATCTGTATGCTGCTGCGGAGGAGTCGGTGATGAAGTGGAGATACAAGCCATATCTCCTCAACGGGAGGCCGGTGAAGGCTGTCACGCAGGTGCGCGTGATTTTTCGTCTTCCGGAATAG